The proteins below are encoded in one region of Oncorhynchus nerka isolate Pitt River linkage group LG15, Oner_Uvic_2.0, whole genome shotgun sequence:
- the npffl gene encoding pro-FMRFamide-related neuropeptide FF like — translation MNVDTALWWVLVGLILAMAGVGQCLQEERGVENNNLPGESAEALEGEHVEGFNELDDRLLAAVIHSLLQRDTRNPSVLHQPQRFGRDSRGDLMIGDRIQSRDWEQAPGHIWGMAVPQRFGKK, via the exons ATGAACGTGGACACAGCGCTGTGGTGGGTCCTGGTAGGTCTGATCCTAGCCATGGCTGGGGTGGGTCAGTgtctgcaggaggagaggggtgtggaGAACAACAATCTGCCAGGGGAATCAGCAGAGGCGCTG GAGGGCGAGCACGTGGAAGGGTTTAACGAGTTGGACGATCGTCTCCTAGCCGCTGTGATTCACTCTCTGCTCCAGAGAGACACCAGGAACCCCTCCGTTCTCCACCAGCCTCAGAG GTTTGGTCGTGACAGCAGAGGAGACTTGATGATAGGGGACAGGATACAGTCCAGAGACTGGGAGCAGGCTCCAGGACATATCTGGGGCATGGCTGTGCCGCAGAGATTTGGCAAGAAATAG